The DNA window gtGTCCTCGTTATGAACTTGCATCTCTTGGCCAATCCCGGAGACTCTCTGCTGCTGCAGCACAGTCTGGATCGTCTTCTCCGCTGGCTCTGCCCGAGCCTTCACATCTTCCATGTGTCTGAGAGGGCTTCACCTCATCGAGGATGTTCTCACCTCTGCCCCGTAGCTGGTAGGGATCATCAAATGGTTAACCGGGTACAGGCGTTGTTTGTGACATTCACTCTTTATCGGTTCTGCTTCCGCAGGCTACCCTTCTGTGGCCATCACTTTCTTTCTCCATGAGGCTTACGGAGAAGAGCGGATCCTCAAAGTCCTGGACTTCTTCCAGCGGCCGCCCTGGCAGTACAACCATACGGAGAGCTGCAGCAGCAGGACGGGCGGGATCCACATTTCTTCCAGCAGCTCGCCCATGAATGCCCTGCTGCGGCCATACCTCCTCCCCAGCCGAGACTTCTATAGCCTGGGTGCGGGGATGCCCGTTTGGGGGGTCCGACCCGTGCACTGCGGTGGCGAGATCCTCCGTGTGACGCTGTACAGCGGCTACGACAACTACGAGGATGCCGTACGCTTCTACGAGACGGTGCTGCAGCAACAGGCAGAGGAGCAGAAGACCGGTTTCTGCTGGTTTACGTTGCATACTGGTAAGTTTCCAGTCTTCATCCGTTTCACGACATCCTCTTGTCCCACGGAAACTGGCAAACTGACCGATATTATCCCCACGCAGAACCTGGTCTTTGCCTGCAGCTCGCATTGAAACAGTTGTCAGCGGGCGTCCGAGTGGAGCCGTGTAGCTCCGCTGTGCTGCAGTTTAGCGTGGACGAAATCGGCCAGCTTGTCCCTCTGATGCCCAACCCGTGTACTCCAATCAGCAATTCACGCTGGCAGACCGAAGACCTGGATGGAAACAAGGTTCTCTTCCAGGTACCACTATACCTTTATTGTCATCACACTCGTGTGGAATTCAGTTATGAATGCTAAATCATCAAGAACTCATTTAGACCCGTCGGACATGACACAAGAAGTTTAAactaaatgtacacaaacaaatctGCCATCATAGGGAAAGTATTCATTCTATCCAAggtatttcactttaatggaTACTTTGAGtcagtacattttatttgtatagcgcttttcaaaatactcaaaagacactttacagaagaatggagttgaataaaagcaagtaaacagagtaaaagatacattaaaatacaacattcattcgtttatacacagttaaaagatTAGtaaaagcggggggggggggggcagagcagtcagatataaaaagttagatattaaaaacagatttaaagaggtgggtttttagttgtttttttgaaactgggacggtcagggcaagcacggagtgaatggggcaaagagttccagagggtttgggggcagcgatggagaaggctccgtCTCCCcaggttataaaaaaaataaataataaataaatactcgGTAATACCAATCGTGACTTCAAACGCTAAGACAGTGATGATGTGTTTATGTGCCGTCAGTCACATGACCTACAATCTGTCAAAAAGCATCCGTATGTCGAATGCGTGTACGTTAATGCTCCAAGGTAGTCACTTAACGTGCTAGCAATCTCATTAACTCCTAATCCCGCCCCCTTCCCTTCTGGCGCCGTAGGTGAAGACCCCAGCTCAACCTCAGCGACCTCTGACCTGTGCCTTCCCACTGAGCTGCCCCGCTGTGTCTCCTCGAGCAATGCAGCTGAAGACAACAGGCCACGCCCCGTGCAAGTCACCCAGTAACCTCATTGGTCCTCCAGGCTGGCCCAATCACAGACAGGGTAatgtttttacactttattgTATGAAATATAGGGGCGgaacggcggtctagtggttagcgcgcagacctcacagctaggagaccagggttcaattccaccctcggccatctctgtgtggagtttgcatgttctccccgtgcatgcgtgggttttctccgggtactccggttgtgccctgtgattggctggccaccagtccagggtgtaccccgcctctcgcccaaagacagctgggataggctccagtaacccccgcgaccctcatgaggaaaaagcggtagaaaatgaatgaatgaatgtatgaaatctatatcatattattattcttatatgaGGTGTGCATAATTTTGAGATTGTTTTTCCGTGCATGCAGGACTCAGATCTCGCAGTGAGCCGACTCTGGAGAAGCTCCACATCGGCCGAGGTGGCGCCGAGAGCCAAGGCTCGGGTAGCTGCTGCAGCACTCCTCCTGGTAGCTCTTGCTACTCATCCCAGCGCAGCAGCCCCGCCCCGCCTCCAGCCGCCAATCAGCCCGACTCCCCTCTGCGGCCCTCCATCACCCGGTCGCTTTCCCAGCTactgctggaggaggaggacgaggacggGGAAACCAACGTGGACACGGGAATCGCTGTGTCACCTCGCTCGGACATAACGGTCAAGGCCGCGATGACGCGGTCTTCTTCTGTGGAGCTTTTGAACTCAAGGTTTGGAGCCTCGGCCAAGGAAGCGAGCCCCCCCGGTTGCTCCGAGGATGCGACACGCACGGCTGGACTTAGATGCTGCAACATACAGACCGACAGGACCGGGACGCCGTCATCACGCACAAACATCGAGGAACAAGTGGATGAGTTCTTTATCTAAGGAGACCATCTGAGGTTTAACACAAGGCAGGAAAAGGACCCTCGGGTAACATGTTCCACTTTTAACTACTCGTATTCCGTAACCAGGAGATGCCACGCAAACAGGCTTGTGTAAAATTCCACATTTGGAATTTCAGTTCATCTCACTTGAAGAATTAGAATTTGAAATGAATTGGCTGCACCACACAGGAAGTACAGGAAGTGGATTCATAGCAATTCAGAGAACGTCCTTATCGCTAAGTAACAGGAAGAATGTTATCTTCATCATTTGAAGGTTAGAATACATCAATGAACTCCtgtacttaaaataaaaattgcaatttcataattttaatttcattcattcattttctaccgcttttcctcatgagggtcacaggagtgctgctggagcctatcccagctgtctttgggcgaggtggactggtggccagccaatcacagggcacatatagacaaacaaccattcacactcacattcatacctatggacaatttggagtcgctaattaacctagcatgtttttggaatgtgggaggaaaccggagtacccggagaaaacccacgcaaaacaCCAcccagagattgccgagggtggaattgaacactggtcttctatctgtgaggtctgcacgctaactaattttaatttaaagttcCAAttcagggtggcacggcggtctaatggttagcacgcagacctcacagctaggagaccagggttcaataccaccctctgccatctttgtgtggagtttgcatgttctccccgtgcatgcgtgggttttctccgggtactccggtttcctcccacattccaaaaacatgctaggttaattagcgactccaaattgtccataggtatgaatgtgagtgtgaatggttgtttgtctatatgtgccctgtgattggctggccaccagtccagggtgtaccccgcctctcgccggaagacagctgggataggctccagcacccccgcgaccctcgtgaggaaaagcggtagaaaatgaattaacctagtttttggaatgtgggaggaaaccggagtacccggagaaaacccacacatgcacgggggagaacatgcaaactccacacagagatggccgagggtggaattgaaccttggtctcctatctgtgaggtctgcgcgctaaccactcgaccgccgtgccgcctataattttaatttaaagttcCAATTCTTCTGTTTGCAATTTCTGTCGAAAATTCGTGTACCGGAAGTGAATTTGGGGAATTTTACACAAGCCTGCACAGAAACAACATATTAAAGTATTGGCAAGGAGAGCAGTAAACTTAGTCTTGTATTTCAGTACTTCTTTCATATgtctaaatattattttgtttgtatatttagaTGTAATTATTTGTGAGTATGTTGGTACGTAGATAGGAAGCATTCCCATCTTCACACTGCAGACCAGACTTTGTTTAAAAGTAGCAACATTTGATGTTAAACCTGCTAATGTTAATCATGTGACACACATgagaaaagatgaaaaatgaataaaaagtcattaactCTAAATTGCTGTGGGACTGATCCATGATCAGTAAGATGGCCGCTGGTGCTGATAAATACATCACAGTGACGTTTTTTGGTCTCCATCTTCTctttaaatactttaaatactTGATGTATTGCAGTCTGAAAAAGCAAAGGTATTAGCACCAAGTTAGCACTCCCCCTGCTGGTCAAAGGATGTCATTGCCCGGCGGACCCCCACCACACCCCATCCAGCTCAGCTCTTTAACCCACTGGCCTACTTTGGTGACTCGCACCTTGAACGGGTCAAACCTCCAGTACTGCTTCTCCCTGAACAGGTAAAGACGCCCGTCCGGACGACTCAGGACCCCGTTGGCGCCTTGAGGCACGCCGGTCCAGTCTTTAATCCTGCGGGGGTAGTAGGGCTCCTGGTGGAGGGTTTGCAGGTTCAGAACGAAGTAGCGAGACCCCTTGAATAATACCATGTGACCCAGAGGAGCGTAGTAGAAGGCACAGTCCGGGTGGCGAGGTAGCCCCAGCTCGACGATCCGTTTGGGGAAACCCGGGTCAAGCACTCGGCCGGAGTAGCGCCACATTCGCTTCCCTGAGGAGACGTATGCACGTCACGTTGGATTCGACTGAGCGTGCTCCAATATTTTAGTCATTTAGTCGTACCTTTAAAGAAGAACCACTTGGCGTCCGGAGGAGAGAAGGCAGCTGCCTCAATGGCCACCGGGAGGTCGGACCACCTTTGGCGGAGGGACAACGGGCCGCTTACGTTACCGTCGGCTGATACGCTCCAGTAGACGCTGCCTCGGAACACCGCCATCGTACCGTTCTGGTCTGAAGGCAACACAAGAACAACACAGGACTTTTTtactcgtaaatgtacaacttttttcttgtaactttaAGATTTTCCGTCTCATAAATGAACTATTTTCTagtaaatatacaattttattccttttattttttattttatttgtgacttttctttgtaaatgtattactttattctgataaatatattacaatttatctcgtaaattgtaaatgtacacttttattcttgtaaatgcacaactcataaaattacaacttttttctagataatttacgactttattctcatgactttaccattttttttctcctaaatgtacacctttatttttgtaaatgtacaacttttttcttgtgaatttacaacttttttacttgtaaatgtacaacttttttcttgtaactttaACATTTTACGTCTCATAAATGGACAACTATTTTCTCGTAAACagacaattttattcttgtgaacttgtgactttttttgtaaatgtattactttattctgTTAAATATATTACAATTTCTCTCGCAAATTTAcacgtttattcttgtaaatgcacaactcataa is part of the Doryrhamphus excisus isolate RoL2022-K1 chromosome 8, RoL_Dexc_1.0, whole genome shotgun sequence genome and encodes:
- the LOC131134763 gene encoding protein FAM124B yields the protein TRAVPLKTEDENAVDSGAETAESDSSRMSTSGIELISRRLRQQQQHQQRVLVMNLHLLANPGDSLLLQHSLDRLLRWLCPSLHIFHVSERASPHRGCSHLCPVAGYPSVAITFFLHEAYGEERILKVLDFFQRPPWQYNHTESCSSRTGGIHISSSSSPMNALLRPYLLPSRDFYSLGAGMPVWGVRPVHCGGEILRVTLYSGYDNYEDAVRFYETVLQQQAEEQKTGFCWFTLHTEPGLCLQLALKQLSAGVRVEPCSSAVLQFSVDEIGQLVPLMPNPCTPISNSRWQTEDLDGNKVLFQVKTPAQPQRPLTCAFPLSCPAVSPRAMQLKTTGHAPCKSPSNLIGPPGWPNHRQGLRSRSEPTLEKLHIGRGGAESQGSGSCCSTPPGSSCYSSQRSSPAPPPAANQPDSPLRPSITRSLSQLLLEEEDEDGETNVDTGIAVSPRSDITVKAAMTRSSSVELLNSRFGASAKEASPPGCSEDATRTAGLRCCNIQTDRTGTPSSRTNIEEQVDEFFI